In one window of Streptomyces sp. FXJ1.172 DNA:
- a CDS encoding family 2 encapsulin nanocompartment cargo protein polyprenyl transferase, with product MAEFMTETTQSEQRSPAVPHQGTAGDTWGGTGRAERAADGDDTGPGEGQEALALLERTKALVDPELRAALESLPDSMRRIALYHFGWQNTDGTPAAGNGGKAIRPALVLAAAEALGGPAARAAAVGAAVAVELVHNFTLLHDDLMDRDTSRRHQPTAWTVFGDTDAILAGDALLALALRLLAEDTHPAGGPAAARLANCVVELCAGEHTDTDMEHRAPDEVTLDEVLAMAEAKTGALLGCACALGALYAGAGPEEVAALDGFGRQVGLAFQLIDDVIGIWGDPERTGKPAGADLAARKKSLPVVAALTSGTEAAAELAELYGKPYVTGDAEGIARTALAVERAGGRDWAQAEAADRMARVMQELARAVPDPEAAGGLLALAEFVTRRSS from the coding sequence GAACAGCGCTCCCCCGCCGTGCCGCACCAGGGCACGGCGGGGGACACGTGGGGCGGCACCGGGAGGGCGGAGCGGGCGGCGGACGGTGACGACACCGGTCCGGGCGAGGGCCAGGAGGCGCTGGCGCTGCTGGAGCGCACCAAGGCCCTGGTCGACCCGGAGCTGCGCGCGGCCCTGGAGTCGCTGCCGGACTCCATGCGCCGGATCGCGCTCTACCACTTCGGCTGGCAGAACACCGACGGCACCCCGGCGGCGGGCAACGGCGGCAAGGCCATAAGGCCCGCACTGGTCCTGGCCGCGGCCGAGGCCCTCGGCGGGCCCGCGGCCCGCGCGGCGGCCGTCGGGGCGGCCGTGGCGGTCGAACTGGTCCACAACTTCACGCTGTTGCACGACGACCTGATGGACCGCGACACCTCCCGTCGGCATCAGCCCACCGCCTGGACCGTGTTCGGCGACACCGACGCGATCCTCGCCGGGGACGCCCTGCTGGCGCTGGCCCTGCGGCTCCTCGCCGAGGACACCCACCCGGCCGGCGGCCCGGCCGCGGCCCGGCTCGCGAACTGCGTCGTGGAGCTGTGCGCCGGGGAGCACACCGACACGGACATGGAGCACCGCGCCCCGGACGAGGTCACCCTCGACGAGGTGCTCGCCATGGCCGAGGCCAAGACCGGCGCGCTGCTGGGCTGCGCCTGCGCCCTCGGCGCGCTGTACGCGGGCGCCGGGCCGGAGGAGGTGGCCGCGCTGGACGGCTTCGGCCGCCAGGTGGGGCTCGCCTTCCAGCTGATCGACGACGTCATCGGCATATGGGGTGATCCGGAACGCACCGGCAAGCCGGCCGGCGCGGACCTCGCGGCCCGCAAGAAGTCGCTGCCCGTGGTGGCGGCGCTCACGTCCGGCACCGAGGCGGCGGCCGAGCTGGCCGAGCTGTACGGAAAGCCGTACGTCACCGGGGACGCCGAGGGCATCGCGCGCACGGCACTGGCCGTGGAGCGGGCCGGCGGCCGGGACTGGGCGCAGGCCGAGGCGGCCGACCGGATGGCCCGCGTCATGCAGGAGCTGGCCCGAGCGGTTCCCGACCCCGAGGCGGCGGGCGGACTGCTGGCCCTCGCCGAGTTCGTGACCCGGCGCAGCAGCTGA
- a CDS encoding helix-turn-helix transcriptional regulator: protein MTLEDLRRLRRVRDRMDREYAEQLDMTELARGAHMSPGHFQRSFRKAFGETPYSYLMTRRIERAKALLRRGDLTVTEVCMTVGCTSLGSFSARFTELVGETPSSYRARSHEESAAIPPCVARAYMRPRRT, encoded by the coding sequence GTGACCCTGGAGGACCTCAGACGGCTGCGCCGGGTGCGTGACCGGATGGACCGCGAGTACGCCGAGCAGCTCGACATGACCGAGCTGGCCCGGGGCGCCCACATGTCCCCCGGCCACTTCCAGCGCAGCTTCCGCAAGGCCTTCGGCGAGACGCCGTACAGCTACCTGATGACCCGCAGGATCGAGCGGGCCAAGGCACTGCTGCGCCGGGGCGATCTCACGGTGACGGAGGTGTGCATGACGGTCGGCTGCACCTCCCTCGGCTCGTTCAGCGCCCGCTTCACGGAGCTGGTCGGGGAGACACCGAGTTCCTATCGGGCCCGCTCGCACGAGGAGAGCGCGGCGATCCCGCCCTGCGTGGCGCGCGCGTACATGCGCCCAAGACGGACGTAA
- a CDS encoding PadR family transcriptional regulator yields MSDRPLQEPTLLLLTALADEPRHGYGLIQEIEAISQGRVRMRTGTLYGALDRLLQQGLIRVEREEVVDGRARKVYALAEAGRSALAAETERLRAVVAEAERRMAARRVLAVRPKGALA; encoded by the coding sequence ATGAGTGACCGACCGCTTCAGGAGCCGACGCTGCTCCTGCTCACCGCCCTGGCCGACGAACCCAGGCACGGTTACGGACTGATCCAGGAGATCGAAGCGATCTCCCAGGGCCGCGTGCGGATGCGCACCGGCACCCTCTACGGCGCGCTGGACCGGCTGCTGCAACAGGGCCTGATCCGTGTCGAGCGCGAGGAGGTCGTCGACGGCCGGGCCCGCAAGGTCTACGCCCTCGCCGAGGCCGGCCGCTCCGCGCTGGCCGCCGAGACGGAGCGGCTGCGCGCCGTCGTCGCCGAGGCCGAGCGCCGCATGGCCGCCCGCCGGGTGCTCGCCGTCCGCCCGAAGGGAGCCCTCGCATGA
- the sodX gene encoding nickel-type superoxide dismutase maturation protease, translating to MPELSQETERGRAVAPFGLAEVTGPSMVPTLRHGDRLLLRYGGAVRPGDVVVLRHPFQQDLLVVKRAVERREGGWWVLGDNPYAGGDSTDYGVVPDELVLGKAYFRYRPRPAGQRSLPALVRWAFSAARPLLPDRSASRRLRAR from the coding sequence ATGCCGGAGCTGTCGCAGGAGACCGAGCGGGGGAGGGCCGTGGCGCCGTTCGGGCTGGCTGAGGTGACGGGCCCGTCCATGGTGCCCACGCTCCGGCACGGGGACCGGCTGCTGCTGCGCTACGGGGGAGCGGTCCGGCCGGGGGACGTCGTCGTCCTGCGTCATCCGTTCCAGCAGGACCTGCTGGTCGTCAAGCGCGCCGTGGAGCGGCGCGAGGGCGGCTGGTGGGTGCTCGGGGACAACCCCTACGCGGGCGGGGACAGTACGGACTACGGGGTCGTACCGGACGAACTCGTGCTGGGCAAGGCGTACTTCAGGTACCGGCCGCGGCCGGCCGGTCAGCGCTCGCTGCCGGCGCTGGTGCGCTGGGCGTTCTCGGCCGCGAGGCCGCTGCTGCCCGACCGGTCGGCCTCCAGGCGCTTGCGGGCCCGGTAG
- a CDS encoding amino acid ABC transporter ATP-binding protein: protein MVRAEGVHKSFGQVEVLKGIDLEVRPGEVFCLIGPSGSGKSTFLRCINHLEKINAGRLYVDGELVGYRQQGDKLYELRDREVALKRRDIGMVFQRFNLFPHMTAVENVMEAPVQVKGVTRAQARERAMQLLERVGLADRAGHYPSQLSGGQQQRVAIARALAMDPKLMLFDEPTSALDPELVGDVLDVMRDLAESGMTMVVVTHEMGFAREVGDSLVFMDEGVVVESGHPRDVLTNPRHERTQSFLSKVL from the coding sequence ATGGTCAGGGCCGAGGGCGTGCACAAGTCCTTCGGCCAGGTCGAGGTGCTCAAGGGCATCGACCTGGAGGTGCGGCCGGGCGAGGTCTTCTGCCTGATCGGCCCCTCCGGCTCGGGCAAGTCGACCTTCCTGCGGTGCATCAACCATCTCGAGAAGATCAACGCCGGCCGGCTCTACGTCGACGGCGAGCTGGTCGGCTACCGCCAGCAGGGCGACAAGCTGTACGAGCTGCGCGACCGCGAGGTCGCCCTGAAGCGCCGGGACATCGGCATGGTCTTCCAGCGCTTCAACCTGTTCCCGCACATGACGGCCGTGGAGAACGTCATGGAGGCGCCGGTGCAGGTCAAGGGCGTGACCAGGGCGCAGGCCCGGGAGCGGGCCATGCAGCTGCTGGAGCGCGTGGGGCTGGCCGACCGGGCCGGGCACTACCCCTCGCAGCTCTCCGGCGGCCAGCAGCAGCGGGTGGCGATCGCCCGGGCCCTCGCGATGGACCCGAAGCTGATGCTGTTCGACGAGCCGACCTCGGCCCTGGACCCGGAGCTGGTCGGCGACGTCCTGGACGTCATGCGCGACCTCGCCGAGTCCGGCATGACGATGGTCGTCGTCACCCACGAGATGGGCTTCGCCCGCGAGGTGGGCGACAGCCTGGTGTTCATGGACGAGGGCGTGGTGGTCGAATCCGGCCATCCGCGCGATGTCCTGACGAACCCGCGGCACGAGCGGACCCAGTCGTTCCTGTCGAAGGTCCTCTGA
- a CDS encoding CGNR zinc finger domain-containing protein, translated as MRAEFPDFRLGKVLATSFTGTLSERHGDAVERIPTPQRLIDWLTVNGLAVDSCTAAQLDLARELRESIHAAATAAALQDALPASAVQVINDFSVQGRAAAILTPEGTRRWRLSSASRVEDALSVIAADAISIIAGERDGKLALCASPTCQAAFFDTSQSRTRKWCDMNTCGNRQKKARFNAKQHKNPRSAE; from the coding sequence ATGCGTGCTGAGTTCCCTGACTTCCGCCTCGGCAAGGTGCTGGCGACCAGCTTCACGGGGACCCTGTCGGAGCGTCATGGCGACGCCGTGGAGCGCATTCCCACGCCGCAGCGACTCATCGACTGGCTGACGGTGAACGGCCTCGCTGTGGACTCCTGCACCGCCGCCCAGCTCGACCTCGCTCGGGAACTGAGGGAGTCGATTCACGCCGCCGCGACAGCGGCCGCACTCCAGGACGCTCTTCCCGCGTCTGCTGTCCAAGTCATCAATGACTTCAGCGTTCAGGGTCGGGCCGCAGCGATCCTGACCCCCGAGGGCACGCGGCGATGGCGGCTCAGCTCGGCTTCCCGCGTGGAAGATGCCCTCAGCGTGATCGCCGCCGACGCGATCAGCATCATCGCGGGCGAACGAGACGGAAAACTGGCCTTGTGCGCATCACCGACCTGCCAAGCCGCCTTCTTCGACACCAGCCAAAGCCGCACCCGCAAATGGTGTGACATGAACACATGCGGGAATCGTCAGAAGAAAGCGCGCTTCAATGCCAAGCAGCACAAAAACCCCAGATCAGCGGAGTGA
- a CDS encoding VOC family protein, with translation MIIRWTYAFVDRPAARLPEARAFWAAVTGTRPSEPRGEQGEFMTLLPDAGEGADACVKLQGVAEGDGGAHLDLCAEDVGQLAGAARELGADLVADHGDWAVLRSPAGQLFCAVRRHDETVRPPVVAGSRLDQVCLDIPPSAYAAESDFWAALTGWERLRGSRPEFEVLRPPTGLPVRILLQRLDDGRPASAHLDLACADVAEVRARHEELGAVAVHHGPHWSVMRDPAGGIYCLTGRDPQTGALPGH, from the coding sequence GTGATCATCCGCTGGACGTACGCCTTCGTCGACCGCCCCGCCGCCCGGCTGCCCGAGGCACGCGCCTTCTGGGCGGCGGTCACCGGCACCCGGCCGTCCGAACCCCGCGGCGAACAGGGCGAGTTCATGACCCTGCTGCCCGATGCGGGCGAGGGGGCGGACGCGTGCGTGAAGCTCCAGGGGGTCGCCGAGGGGGACGGCGGCGCCCATCTCGACCTGTGCGCCGAGGACGTGGGGCAGCTGGCCGGGGCCGCCCGTGAACTCGGCGCGGACCTCGTGGCGGACCACGGCGACTGGGCCGTACTGCGCTCTCCCGCGGGGCAGTTGTTCTGCGCGGTGCGCCGGCACGACGAGACGGTACGGCCGCCCGTGGTGGCGGGCAGCCGGCTGGACCAGGTGTGCCTCGACATCCCGCCGTCCGCGTACGCCGCCGAGTCGGACTTCTGGGCCGCTCTCACCGGCTGGGAGCGGCTCAGGGGGTCCCGGCCGGAGTTCGAGGTGCTGAGGCCGCCGACGGGACTGCCCGTCCGGATCCTGCTCCAGCGGCTCGACGACGGGCGCCCCGCCTCCGCCCATCTCGACCTCGCCTGCGCGGACGTCGCCGAGGTCCGCGCCCGGCACGAGGAGCTGGGGGCGGTCGCGGTGCACCACGGCCCGCACTGGTCGGTGATGCGCGACCCGGCAGGCGGCATCTACTGCCTGACCGGCCGCGACCCGCAGACGGGCGCCCTGCCGGGGCACTAG
- the sodN gene encoding superoxide dismutase, Ni yields MLSRLFAPKVKVSAHCDLPCGVYDPAQARIEAESVKAVQEKMAANDDPHFQARATVIKEQRAELAKHHVSVLWSDYFKPPHFEKYPELHQLVNDTLKALSAAKASTDPATGQKALDYIAQIDKIFWETKKA; encoded by the coding sequence ATGCTTTCCCGCCTGTTTGCCCCCAAGGTCAAGGTCAGCGCCCACTGCGACCTGCCCTGCGGCGTCTACGACCCGGCCCAGGCCCGCATCGAGGCGGAGTCGGTGAAGGCCGTGCAGGAAAAGATGGCCGCCAACGACGACCCCCACTTCCAGGCGCGCGCCACCGTCATCAAGGAGCAGCGCGCGGAGCTGGCCAAGCACCACGTCTCCGTGCTCTGGAGCGACTACTTCAAGCCCCCGCACTTCGAGAAGTACCCGGAGCTGCACCAGCTGGTCAACGACACCCTGAAGGCCCTCTCGGCCGCCAAGGCGTCGACCGACCCGGCGACCGGCCAGAAGGCTCTGGACTACATCGCCCAGATCGACAAGATCTTCTGGGAGACCAAGAAGGCCTGA
- a CDS encoding CGNR zinc finger domain-containing protein: MELAYYSDYAVRLVNSEEPARGKDALTSVEAVRDLFGANASAARRATDADVTRFRSVRGRLRAVFEAADKGDETLAVDLLNSLLLEFPVSPQISGHDFRDEDGRPLWHMHLADHPSNATAGYAAIAAMGLAFHLTEYGVDRLGLCEAAPCRNAYLDTSTNRSRRYCSDRCATRANVAAYRARKRLEADRSGSSGLAAENAQRTSAGSER, encoded by the coding sequence GTGGAACTGGCCTATTACTCGGATTACGCAGTGCGCCTCGTCAACAGCGAGGAGCCGGCCCGGGGGAAGGACGCCCTGACGTCGGTCGAGGCCGTCCGCGATCTGTTCGGCGCCAACGCGTCCGCGGCCCGCCGCGCCACCGACGCCGACGTCACCCGCTTCCGCTCGGTACGGGGGAGGCTGCGCGCCGTCTTCGAGGCGGCGGACAAGGGCGACGAGACACTGGCCGTGGACCTGCTGAACTCGCTCCTCCTGGAGTTCCCGGTCAGCCCCCAGATCTCCGGCCACGACTTCCGCGACGAGGACGGCCGCCCGCTGTGGCACATGCACCTGGCCGACCACCCCTCCAACGCCACCGCCGGCTACGCGGCCATCGCGGCGATGGGCCTGGCCTTCCACCTCACCGAGTACGGCGTCGACCGCCTCGGCCTGTGCGAGGCGGCCCCGTGCCGCAACGCCTACCTCGACACCTCCACCAACCGCTCCCGGCGCTACTGCTCCGACCGCTGCGCGACCCGCGCCAACGTGGCCGCCTACCGGGCCCGCAAGCGCCTGGAGGCCGACCGGTCGGGCAGCAGCGGCCTCGCGGCCGAGAACGCCCAGCGCACCAGCGCCGGCAGCGAGCGCTGA
- a CDS encoding class I SAM-dependent methyltransferase, which yields MTTSTGTDWAAWQESWDRQQEWYMPDREERFRIMLDMVEALLGPAPRVLDLACGTGSITARLLARFPAATSTGVDLDPALLAIARGTFEGDGRVSFVTADLKDPDWPARLPYGSYDAVLTATALHWLHSEPLAALYGQVAELVRDGGVFMNADHMIDDSTPRINEAERALRHARMDQAKRDGAVDWAEWWQLAAQDPVLAGPTARRFEIYGEHADGDMPSADWHARVLRDKGFGEARPVWCSPSDTLLLAVK from the coding sequence GTGACCACGAGTACCGGAACCGACTGGGCAGCGTGGCAGGAGAGCTGGGACCGGCAGCAGGAGTGGTACATGCCGGACCGCGAGGAGCGGTTCCGGATCATGCTCGACATGGTCGAGGCGCTGCTGGGGCCGGCCCCGCGGGTCCTCGACCTCGCGTGCGGGACCGGCAGCATCACCGCCCGGCTGCTCGCCCGCTTCCCGGCGGCCACCAGCACCGGCGTCGATCTCGACCCGGCGCTGCTCGCCATCGCGCGCGGCACCTTCGAGGGCGACGGCCGCGTCTCCTTCGTCACCGCCGACCTCAAGGACCCCGACTGGCCGGCGCGGCTGCCGTACGGCTCGTACGACGCCGTTCTGACCGCCACGGCCCTGCACTGGCTGCACAGCGAACCCCTCGCGGCCCTCTACGGTCAGGTCGCGGAGCTGGTCCGCGACGGCGGTGTCTTCATGAACGCGGACCACATGATCGACGACAGCACGCCCCGGATCAACGAGGCCGAGCGGGCCCTGCGGCACGCCCGGATGGATCAGGCCAAGCGGGACGGGGCCGTCGACTGGGCCGAGTGGTGGCAGCTCGCCGCGCAGGACCCGGTCCTCGCCGGGCCCACCGCCCGCCGCTTCGAGATCTACGGCGAGCACGCGGACGGCGACATGCCCTCGGCGGACTGGCACGCGCGCGTGCTGCGGGACAAGGGCTTCGGCGAGGCTCGGCCCGTGTGGTGCTCGCCGTCGGACACGCTGCTGCTCGCGGTGAAGTGA
- a CDS encoding epoxide hydrolase family protein, with the protein MPRPTSDVQAFDAHATDADLDDLRARLAVARLPEAETVHRAASGPRRWEQGVPLADLVEVVDYWRTGYNWRSFEARLNGIGQFRTTIDGLGIHFLHRRSARADATPLILTHGWPDSIARFIDVVDELADPKDVDAPAFHVVVPSLPGFGYSDKPTTTGWGTEKIAAAWVELMGRLGYSRFAAHGGDWGGNITTVLGGRFPAHVLGIHTTFAEGPPGLSTDGLTAVERRWAEETRDFWRHRAAYAKQQATRPQTIGYSLVDSPVGLLAWILDKFAEWSDTEDSPFEAISMDRVLDDVTLYWLTRTGASAARIYYESHNSLDPELRVDVPSALTMYPRDVEKCPRPWAQERYRQIVRWREPERGGHFPSLEVPEYFVKDLREGLAAVLAAHR; encoded by the coding sequence ATGCCCCGTCCAACCAGCGACGTGCAAGCATTTGATGCCCACGCAACTGACGCCGACCTCGACGATCTGCGCGCGCGACTGGCTGTGGCGCGGCTACCGGAGGCCGAGACGGTCCATCGCGCCGCGTCCGGCCCGCGCCGATGGGAACAGGGTGTTCCTCTCGCCGACCTCGTCGAGGTTGTGGACTACTGGCGCACCGGTTACAACTGGCGGTCGTTCGAAGCGCGCCTCAACGGGATCGGCCAATTCCGTACGACCATTGATGGGCTGGGAATCCACTTCCTGCACCGCCGATCCGCCCGCGCAGATGCCACGCCTCTGATCTTGACGCACGGCTGGCCGGACAGCATTGCCCGGTTCATCGATGTGGTAGACGAGTTGGCAGATCCGAAAGATGTGGACGCGCCGGCGTTCCACGTCGTGGTCCCATCGCTACCGGGCTTTGGTTACAGCGACAAGCCGACCACCACCGGGTGGGGAACCGAAAAGATCGCGGCCGCGTGGGTGGAGCTGATGGGAAGGCTCGGCTACAGCAGGTTCGCGGCCCACGGCGGCGACTGGGGAGGCAATATCACCACGGTTCTCGGCGGCAGGTTCCCGGCGCACGTTCTCGGTATCCACACGACGTTCGCGGAGGGACCGCCCGGGCTGTCGACGGACGGGCTGACGGCGGTCGAGCGCAGGTGGGCCGAGGAGACCCGCGATTTCTGGCGCCACCGGGCGGCGTACGCGAAGCAACAGGCGACCCGACCACAGACAATCGGCTACTCGCTCGTCGACTCACCGGTCGGGCTTCTCGCCTGGATCCTTGACAAGTTCGCCGAGTGGTCAGACACCGAAGACAGCCCGTTCGAGGCGATTTCCATGGACAGGGTTCTTGACGACGTCACCCTGTACTGGCTGACGCGGACCGGCGCGTCGGCGGCCCGCATTTACTACGAAAGCCACAACTCGCTCGACCCGGAACTTCGGGTCGACGTCCCATCGGCACTCACTATGTATCCCCGCGACGTCGAGAAGTGTCCGCGCCCCTGGGCGCAGGAGCGGTACCGACAGATCGTCCGATGGAGGGAGCCCGAAAGGGGAGGACATTTCCCGTCGTTGGAGGTCCCCGAGTATTTCGTCAAAGATCTGCGAGAGGGCCTCGCGGCAGTGCTGGCAGCTCATCGGTGA
- a CDS encoding ASCH domain-containing protein produces MTDTTARVRELNLYRQYFDLVAAGTKTIEVRVKYPHLADLAAGDTIRFRIKGTDETCDVKVKRVTVYPDFEALLDGEGPANVNPTATRDQQLTNIRAIYPPEKESLGALAIEIQLSRL; encoded by the coding sequence ATGACCGACACCACCGCCCGCGTCCGTGAGCTGAACCTCTACCGCCAGTACTTCGACCTCGTCGCCGCGGGCACCAAGACCATCGAGGTGCGGGTGAAATACCCGCACCTAGCCGACCTCGCAGCCGGCGACACCATCCGCTTCCGGATCAAGGGCACCGACGAGACGTGCGACGTGAAGGTCAAGCGGGTCACCGTGTACCCCGACTTCGAAGCCTTGCTCGACGGCGAGGGACCCGCCAACGTCAACCCCACCGCCACCCGCGATCAGCAGCTCACCAACATCCGCGCCATCTACCCTCCCGAGAAGGAATCCCTCGGCGCCCTCGCCATCGAGATTCAGCTCTCGCGCCTCTGA
- a CDS encoding inorganic phosphate transporter, with protein MDHMTFLVAVVIVTALAFDFTNGFHDTANAMATSIATGALKPRTAVLVSGVLNIVGAFLSTEVAKTISGGIVDDTLVSPAMIFAGLIGAILWNLVTWLAGLPSSSSHALFGGLIGAVWVGAGSHGVHFAKVAEKVLIPAVASPVVAGVAALAATYLAYRLAARARQDSVTKGFRLGQIASASLVSLAHGTNDAQKTMGVITLTLISAGALHHDAGPPVWVIGAAGLAIGLGTYLGGWRIIRTMGKGLAEIQSPQGFAAETASTAVILTSAHLGFALSTTQVASGSILGAGLGRRLAEVRWGVAGRMVLAWLITLPSAALVGGLAASVVKHGGNAGTAVIALVALALAGVIVAASRRNPVRADNVNDHHEVSLSTPAPANVGTAA; from the coding sequence ATGGACCACATGACGTTCCTCGTGGCGGTCGTCATCGTCACGGCACTGGCGTTCGATTTCACGAACGGGTTCCACGACACCGCGAACGCGATGGCCACCTCCATCGCCACCGGCGCGCTCAAGCCGCGCACAGCGGTCCTGGTCAGCGGAGTCCTCAACATCGTCGGGGCGTTCCTGTCCACCGAGGTCGCCAAGACGATCTCCGGCGGCATCGTGGACGACACACTGGTCAGCCCGGCGATGATCTTCGCCGGGCTGATCGGGGCGATCCTGTGGAACCTGGTGACCTGGCTCGCCGGACTGCCCTCAAGCTCCTCCCACGCTCTCTTCGGCGGTCTGATCGGCGCGGTCTGGGTCGGTGCGGGCTCGCACGGCGTGCACTTCGCCAAGGTCGCCGAGAAGGTGCTGATCCCCGCGGTGGCCTCTCCCGTGGTGGCCGGCGTGGCGGCCCTGGCCGCCACCTACCTCGCCTACCGGCTGGCCGCCCGCGCCCGCCAGGACTCGGTCACGAAGGGCTTCCGGCTCGGCCAGATCGCCTCCGCCTCCCTGGTCTCCCTCGCGCACGGCACCAACGACGCGCAGAAGACCATGGGCGTGATCACGCTGACCCTGATCTCGGCGGGCGCGCTCCACCACGACGCGGGGCCGCCGGTCTGGGTGATCGGCGCGGCGGGCCTCGCCATCGGCCTCGGGACCTACCTGGGCGGCTGGCGGATCATCCGCACCATGGGCAAGGGCCTGGCGGAGATCCAGTCCCCGCAGGGCTTCGCTGCCGAGACCGCGTCCACGGCGGTGATCCTCACCTCCGCCCACCTCGGCTTCGCGCTGTCCACCACGCAGGTCGCCTCCGGCAGCATCCTCGGCGCGGGTCTGGGCCGCCGGCTCGCCGAGGTCCGCTGGGGCGTGGCCGGCCGGATGGTGCTGGCCTGGCTGATCACGCTGCCCTCGGCGGCGCTGGTCGGCGGCCTCGCGGCGAGCGTGGTCAAGCACGGCGGCAACGCCGGTACGGCCGTGATCGCGCTGGTGGCCCTCGCCCTCGCCGGGGTCATCGTGGCCGCGTCCCGCCGCAACCCGGTGCGCGCCGACAACGTCAACGACCACCACGAGGTCAGCCTCAGCACCCCGGCCCCGGCGAATGTCGGCACGGCCGCCTGA
- a CDS encoding VOC family protein has product MDLKLQTCFIAVDDHDKAIAFYCDVLGLEIRNDVKYEGMRWVTVGSPLQPDVSIVLEPPAANPDLSPADREAMEQLLAKGVLRGVNFTTEDCDALFARVRDSGAEVIQEPTDMPYGVRDCAFRDPAGNQLRFLQRPAE; this is encoded by the coding sequence ATGGACCTGAAACTGCAGACCTGTTTCATCGCCGTCGACGACCACGACAAGGCGATCGCTTTCTACTGCGACGTCCTGGGCCTGGAGATCCGCAACGACGTCAAGTACGAAGGGATGCGGTGGGTGACCGTCGGGTCGCCGCTGCAGCCGGACGTGTCGATCGTCCTGGAGCCGCCCGCGGCGAACCCCGACCTCTCCCCCGCCGATCGGGAGGCGATGGAGCAGCTGCTGGCCAAGGGCGTGCTGCGCGGGGTCAACTTCACCACCGAGGACTGCGACGCCCTTTTCGCCCGCGTCCGGGATTCCGGTGCCGAGGTGATCCAGGAACCGACGGACATGCCGTACGGCGTGCGCGACTGCGCCTTCCGGGACCCGGCGGGCAACCAGCTGCGCTTCCTCCAGCGGCCCGCCGAGTGA
- a CDS encoding DUF952 domain-containing protein, giving the protein MPKLPRIFHITERSLWEAARARGAYELSTRGRTLQEEGFIHFSTREQLPRIADFLYGDYDGPDELVVLVVDPALVGAPVKYEAVGPDGEEFPHVYGPVPADAVVDVEPWG; this is encoded by the coding sequence ATGCCGAAACTGCCCCGGATCTTCCACATCACCGAACGCTCCCTGTGGGAAGCGGCTCGCGCGCGCGGCGCCTACGAGCTGTCGACGCGCGGCCGCACGCTCCAGGAGGAGGGCTTCATCCACTTCTCCACCCGCGAGCAGCTCCCGCGCATCGCCGACTTCCTCTACGGCGACTACGACGGCCCGGACGAGCTGGTCGTGCTCGTCGTGGACCCGGCCCTGGTCGGCGCGCCGGTGAAGTACGAGGCCGTGGGGCCGGACGGGGAGGAGTTCCCGCACGTGTACGGGCCGGTGCCGGCCGACGCCGTGGTGGACGTGGAGCCCTGGGGGTGA